A stretch of DNA from Tigriopus californicus strain San Diego chromosome 8, Tcal_SD_v2.1, whole genome shotgun sequence:
ATGCTTACAGGTTGAATTCACAATCAgttaaattttcattttacatcaTATATTGAGAAAGTGTCCATCGATCTTCACAGAGGTGAAGCCCATGCATGTCCTGAGCATGAGTTGCTGGTCAAGGCCTATCAAAGGACAATGAGGAATACGCTCAAATTCAAGCCTGAAATTATGAAACGAGTCAACCACATCTACGACGAAGTGGCCAAGACCATGGGCCAAAATCGGAAGGACATCACCTTTGTGGCGGTCCATAATCGCCGAACGGACCATATCCAATACACGGAGGTGAAACAAGGCAAAGGACCCCTGAAGCCTTCGTACTTCCATCATACAATGGATGTGATGCGGTAAACACATTTTCCCTTTAATGGCAAATTGGTCCTTAAATGCATTGTGATGCTCTAGGGTAAATTTTAGCTTGATTGTGTCTGAAAGTGTACCAAAGTTGAGAATTTTTAGACCGCGCACCGTGGTGTAACAAGTCTCTGAATTTACTGTAAGGCAGCCTTTCTTACCCAACAGTGCAAAGTTAGTGTTTTTAGATAAATAATGTCTATCAAAACGAAGAATTGTTAGAGTCAGTGACCAAGtttattccatggagcaaTCTTAGCTCTGAGTTAggaactaaaaaaaaactctttgagAGAAATCACCACTTACAAATCATgacaaactcaatttttgaGAGCTACTATCGTCCATCATTTCATACTTTCAATATTCAGTGTGTCTCTATTTCAGCGAGGAGGTAGATCACAAGTATATGGCGTTCCTCATCGTTTCGGATGATATGGCTTGGGCCAAGAAGAatatcaagaacaagaagggtGACGTGTTTTTTGCCGGAATCGGTATTCCGGATGTGGACTTGGATATCGGCACTGATCTAGCCATCATGGCCCATGCAAATGCCACCATTATTTCTCGTGGTACTTTCGGCATGTGGGGATCCATTTTGTGTGGGGGTGAATATCACACCGAATTTGGACTCGTAGTTCCAGATCATATCATGGATCCTCATGACGAATTCTACCAACAGGACTATATTCTTTAAGGGTTTTTTCCAAGGGCacataataataattataagAATGACTGCCACCATAAGGTTTTAAACCCATGTAATCCGAGGAGAAGATGTTTGCCTTGTTTACTTTGCCAATTAGATCGTGGAtgaaaattgactttttttattatcaaaTATCGACGAGTTATATGAATTCATTATGATCCTTTTCAAGAGAACGTGTTACTCGCAATTCgcatttgaatgtttcatcGGAAGCTTTCCATTATCATAAAATTGTACGAACAAACCTGTTTAGACTCTGATCATGTTAAGATAAGGAAACAAAGAACAAAGTTAAATCAAAACAGtcaaatgtttgtcaaatgattCGTTTGTataaatttcatgaaaatacTATGGTAAAATGAATTTCCATCTTTGACACTTattctttcaaacatttttgtcgCTCAAATCATTTTCGCcatgaagaaataaaaacCCTTTGAAACCCGCTCCCTCTTTGGGTCTTCTTAACGCGGAATCGTGCATTTTATTATGTAAATGTATTAAGTTTCGTAGTATAGGCTTGGAACTAGTCGTCAGTTTTACTTATTCTTGGAATGGCCAACAAACAAGGAGGTTGCGTGACCGCTCAAAAGTTTGACTTCCTGTACTCAGcatgttttttgtcaagatcaaaataaaataaatgtgTCAACTCTGAAAACTTTCGGTATGCATAATCGTGCATTAACAAGCATCTTTATACTCGGTTCTACAATGCAAGTGCAATCAACATGTCGAAAATTTCAACCTCCTCAGCCCGAcgaaaaatccattttcttcgCCAACGCCACGGGCAGATTAGGAAATCAGCTCACTCTATATTCGTTAATGctccaattgaaaatttctCTTGATGTTGATGCATACGTCACAGACGATTGTATCACTAATTTGAGCAAGTTTTTCACTCAAGAGTccctctttttgaaaagttttcaagCCACTTTCTGTGAACATCCAAAGGAAATTGAATGGGAAAACTACAACCAATTCATTCGGCCATTGCTCATTGACAAAAGTTTCAGATTAGGACGAGCCTTGCATCTATTTCCAACATTGCCAGGACTCTCAAGGGACTTTAACTCCTACAGGTGAGcttgattttcaatgatctaCATTATGAAGTTGAGCTGGAAACATTGAGGATGATCACAATCGAGAAAAGGTGAAGGAAGGAATTGAGGCATTCTCCTTGTTCCAACATCTTTCTAGCCCCTAGGTCTTCTGggacattttcaatgatcgaATACTTTAATGGCCTGAACTACTTGACTCTGTTAAACAATGTTACTTTTCCGTTAGACACCAGCAACGGCATTGTTCTcaattttttggtttgtttattcacgggcttttctaaccgctacagggaatgtaatccccagtactatcaaaatgaaaggttataattcgtctatttattacctttcaatctttataggatatttggtccaacaacgaatttgagttggcaaaccGAGCCAGTCCgtgaatgtaaggttgatctggaatgctatctaaaaatttatccaagtcagacttgaaagatgcaaccggatcaacaaggcctacgtattccctgcgTAGCATGCAAAGTTCATGGATACTTTtaaagacgtacagtatcagatacctttcgtcttttgcaaacctgctgaacaaaTGGGAGAAGCATactcaagatgtggctggacaatcgacttgtacagagttagcatcatgatgctgtctctggacttaaacgtgcgatgtatccaaccgcacatttgaaaagctttacccaccttcaactggatatgctcatcgaactttccattattttggaggactacacctaggtagatctttcatagatgagacctgctcaatatctttacctccattatctacgagtggagtacGTATTTAATGGAGTTGACCCGAatgtcattgagtggaatttcattccctccaggtccatattactctcagttacccaagagtagattatttctaggtcctttggctagtgcaatcttggccattcctaccagaaactaactttgtatcgttatcataagaagagagactgccAGTAAcaccaagcttttgaagcagggcaacgaatattataaaataGAGGAGGCctaagatgaaaaaaaaatggttttctcCGGAGAtgggattcgaacccatgCCTCTATCGGGTATATTAGACCACTTAGCTACCATAGTTCCATTGAGATAAGTAGCGAACTGATAATTACCAAACCTTCATTCAAATTATCTCAAAGACAGTTATTGCGCATTAATTTCCCTCTCGAAACACATGGAAGTGAATGTCAGAATGCAGGGGATGAAATCGAAAAGCGAAAAAATAtagacaacaacaaaaaataaacagTCAAGAACTAGGTCAGGAAACGGGACCAGTCACGAGAAGCAACGCCCAAGTTACTCATTCAAACCTACACGGAACAGTGACGATCTCAGACCCAAGGGACTGCACATTCCAGATTGGAACAACTCTAATAAAAGCCCGTTAGAATGGCAAACTAGTCTGACTGGAAGCTTCCACAGTAAATTGGATTCGGTAGATTAGGTGGCTCTAAGCACTTTGCCATTTagtttcaaagaaatttgaatcgtCCAACTGATCGCGTTACAAAAGAATGAACAATGCATTTCACAAATTTGAGCATCGTAATCAGGTCAAATTTGGTGCTAGCAGATTTATCAGCACACTTCTTGTTCAGCTAGGGTCTTTAAAATCTTTCAGTGAGATATATTCCGCCAAATTCGAAGGTCAATTTCTTTTAATCCGTATTGTAGGAGCCAATCCCACGAGTGTCGAGAACATGAACTTCTGGTCAAAGCGGGTCGATACAACATGatgaaaaccttgaaattcAAACCCGATCTCACACAACGAGCAGCCCAGATCATCGACCACGTAGTGGCCCAAATGGGTCGTCCCAAGAAAGAGATCACATTCATCGGGGTCCACAACCGTCGCACCGATCATCTCGAATACTTTGAGAGGTATTTCAAGAAGAAGCCTCTCAAACCCAGTTACTTCCATGATGCCATGGACATATTTCGAGATGAATATGATCATCCagccttcatttttgtttctgaCGACATGGAGTGGGCTCGAGCCAAGATCAAGAACAAACTCGGAGATGTCTTTTTCGTTGGGACTGGCAACCCTGATTCTGAGGTGGACATTGGCACCGATTTGGCACTCTTAGCTTCATGCAATGCCACAATCCTCTCTCGTGGAACGTTTTCTATTTGGGCAGCGATATTGAGTGGAGGGGAATACTATACGGAATTTGGAACCATCGTTCCCGAGCATAAGATCCATCCGGACTTGGATTTTTATCATCAggatttcaagttcaaataagGGTCCCACATTTTGTTGGTGAGAATGGGCCAATGGCAGAGAAGGCAAGACTTGCGTGATTTTCCTCTCCTCGTGGTCCAATTAATGGACCAAGTACCTCTCGTGAAGGAGGTTAAGCAAACCCGGAAGTTTGGTATTATTGCTCCCAGTTCCATGCCGTTCCAAACGAGTCAACTTTCGTCAGATTAGCCATAATAAAACATTGCCAATTAGATTTCTTTGTGAATCGATGTGccatttctcaaaaatgaccatttgATGCTGACCActgaaataaattgaatgaacaaagTTAATCGAAGCGTTCTTGTATTATTGTACACATTGGAGTTGTAAGCACAAACGCTCAATTTACAATCTCCAAACGTGTTCATTTTACGTCTCTTTCAATGGGAACACAATTTGGCAAACGTATTGGGAATTCTTGTCCTTTCCGTGGTGAATCGTGTCTGGGCTCTTTAAACAGGATACTCGTGCCCTCGaagagtgtgtgtgtattgAATGTGAGTACACATCATGTCATGTGTGAAATGGAGCAACCCACCCGAAAGAGGCACGTAATGATAGTTTATGGTTAAGGTAGCGATCCCTGCCAAAAACGAGCACCCCACCTCTAATGAATCTTAATTAATAAGTAGCTGCCCTCCAAGCTCTTTATCTAAGTTGCCTAATGTTTTTGGGCAACGCAATCCGCCCCTCTTTCGCCATCATACGAGCATAGACTCATATCCTTCCGAGAAATCGGATTTAATTGCAGACCAATGACATGTGCGCCCGATCAATGAGCCAAATGATCAATCTGTCGTCCATTCGTCGTCTTTCCCTTATTGTTCTCGATGATTAGTCGAAGTCCAGCATTTTGACAGAGGGTCCTCGGAACAAATCCCTCCACATGACCCGATGTCCTAACTCACCACTGATGTGCGAACAACGTAGAATTTGATATCGATAAATCTTCTTTTGCGAGCGCCAAGAAAAATCTCAGATTTCACGTTTTTTAGTGTGGATAATCTGACACTTGCCAAAGGCCTGATGGAAGCGGAAAGTATCTTTCTCTGATGACATTCATGTGGTGTCAATAATAATATCTAGGTCCTCAACTCGTCAAAGGCTCTCACTTGAAGTCATTCGAAATCGCCAGGGAAGGCCTCCCTAGGCTTCCAGTTGTAATTCACACATGCACACGTCCACAACGTCCACACGTTCTCCGCCGTGCGTTTTTTTGGTGCTAGTACGCACGCCTCTTACCGTCAATGGATATCGCTCATGAAACATATGTGAGAGCATAACACAACACAGAGAGTAACGAAGCAGTCGGGTGCCCTTCGCTCTGGCAAGGATTATAGTGATGAACGTAAAGTGTCGGGGGAAGACTCTCGCGTAGTTCTCCATCATCATCGAAGCATTCCAAACGGACggccgtgaaaaaaaaatcgctgtGCTATAGAGAGTTTCAAGCAGAGTCTCACTGTCAGTTCTGCACCTGCACTAGAGCACCTCGGAGTACGTCTCAGGTGTGCGAGAAGGCCTCGATTCAAGGCATATCAGTACACTCATCATGTCAAAGAAGGTAAGGATCGAAAATGAAAAGCAGATTGAAGACATCATTTTGTGCTTTGGTTGGTAGACCGAATCTCCGTTGGATTTCGAGCTGCACAATGCGTGCAGGGTTGGAGACCCCGTATGGGTTCAGCGTGTTTTGGACAGTGGTCGAGTTCATGTGGATTGTCAACACGACGAGGTGAGTGTGCAGACCATTATCCACTGGCCAAAGGGCATGGAACCAGGTGGCTCTTAAGACCCCAACCTTTCACCTTCCACGACGATTAAAGACGAAAGCCCAAGAGGCAATATTTCTTGATTTCCTTGGACGTTATTGGAAGGAAAACAAAGGCTCACAAATCATACCGTTCGGGCTTTGAGCATGTTGGTTGAACCTCTTTCTGAAGCTCTGCTTTGTTCACTAATCGTTGGTAAATCATCAAATCATGTTAATATGTGGGAGTGAATTGCTATCCCGATCATCATAGACGATCTTGAACACGCCAGATGAAATTTGTGCTAATCTTTCTGGTGTTGTGGGGGTTGGGCTTGTCTAGGATCAATTGACTCCATTGATGGTGGCCATTATGTGTCGAAGGCGGGATTGTATCCAGGTCTTAATCGCCGAAGGTGCCGATCCAAACGTGGCCAAAGAGGTGAGCAATGAACATGGTATTGTTCGGAACATGCTCGTAGAGAGCCATATGAGAAGAACCTCACATGTAGAGATTCGTTATAAACGGGCCAAGTATGGCTTTTGCTTTAGTACCTatgtttcaaatggtttgatgTGATTAACACTGGTAATGCCATTCAAATAGTATCTTACAGACTCGAATCCTGAATGAGATTCTTGGTAATATGAAATTAGGTTATCACGATCTTGGTTACTTGTAATTTGGAAAGACCTTTTTGCGCAGCTTTCGATTTCATCCTGCATTCTGGACTTGAGTTATTTGTTGGCGTTCAACTcgaaatgcacttttttttttcatggccgAGAATTCTAGCCGTTAAAGCATTTTCAGTGGGAGAGCCAGATGTCAGACGGTTCTACTAtatcctctttttcttctccttatACCTGTTAATGTTGTCAGAATGGTCTAACGGCCATAATGCTTGCTTCTCAAATTGGCTTGGAGGACGTTGTTCGGGATCTCGTTCGTTTGGGCGCCAACGTGGATGCTACTAATCAGGTATGAAATCGAAAATTCGCTACAACAAGAAATTACCTTCTGGAGTGAAGACGATCATTTCTCACGTGAGGAAATTTTAGGAAGGAGGCACGGCTCTGATGTGTGCCGCACAATGGGGCTGGCTTCATATTGTAGAGGCCTTAATTGAAGCCAAATGCAACATCCACCAAGCCATGAAGGTACGTACCGTGGCAACATTTATTTATAGTATTGGATTATTGAAGTCGTTAGCTAACCGCACCCTGGATTAACTTGTCATTTCATCACTTTCTTTTATTCTTTATGAGCTCTTAATAACAAGGGCGAGGTGTTGATAAATGACAATGAGGCCGATAACGAGTTTGCTGGAAGTTTGATATCAGATATGAGAAGGAAACAGGAAAATAGAAATCTTGAAACTTACTTTTACACTAATTGCATTTTCGATGAAGAACTATCGAGCTCCCTTTAACAAAACATAATTGCAATATCCTGAGTGTGCTATTGAAAGTGTAAGAGCTGGTGTTGCATTCTAACGATTATTAACCACCTAATAACTCGGAATTTTGGATGCTAATTGATTATGCATCTCTCTTGCAAAGATGCAAACAACAATTGAATACCTTTTCCATCGTTCTTTACTTGGCAAACAACATGAATTGGTGTATGTATTAGATCCTGACAGGTTTTTAAGCCCCAGCGTTAAAGAAATGCAACATCATGATatttaacaaattgaaattctcAGTTCACGGAAAGCAATGTGAACCTAGCAAACCCTCCCTAAACCTGAATACCTTGTCAATTCACCCTGAACTCTAAAGGGAAGCGATCCAAATGCGCCTAGTGCACCAGTTCAAATGAAACAAGCTCGCCTTTCAGGATGGCACGACAGCGCTATTTCTCGCTGCTCAAGCCGGTCATGACAAGATCTTGTCATTGTTGATAACGGAATGCCTAAAGAGGAACCGAGACTTGGGCATCTTCATTGGAGCACCCCGTCAAGATGGATCCTCGCCTTTATTCATCGCATGTCAATTGGGACACGTTGAGAGTGTCAGGATCCTGTTGGAGAACGGGGCCGAAGTGGATCAAAGTCGATTGGTAAGCCTcaacatcgtcatcatcatgatccagGATGCCAAGTAACTGCATAAACGCCGCAAAAGACGAATGCCCGTCGCTTTGTCATCATAGCAAATAATCGTGCATTTCGGTGCAATTTTCTTTAGACCGGAACGAAGAGGCATTTCCGCTTCGTTCGAGAAGAGCCCTGCCATTTCTGGCACCTCTTTGGTCTTAAATTTGGCTGAGAAATGGCTTACCACGCGAGCTCCTTCATCTCAATGACAAACCACGGAAGCGTTGAGAGTTGgtagattttcaaatttgttcatgGGAAGTTCCTTGGACTTCTTGCCAACTCCTAAAGCGTAAATTAACGAGATTGCAAAGCTAGAATGGCTTGAACTTCAGTAATTGAGCAGTCCAAGAGGACAGATGGCATGAAAGTGAACTCTTCAGAAAGATACGGTTGTTACACGTTCACTTATCCGTCGCACATCTTTTATTCATGGTGGTTGTTTCTCTATTCTTATCCTCAGGACGACGCGACACCTCTTTTCAAAGCCTGTCACAAGGGCCACCTCCAAATCGTCCAAGAGCTCCTCAAGTACCAAGCAAAAGTCGGAATGTTACCAGTAAGGCGAATATCTTCTCGCGGAATTCACACGGGGTTACCATTGTACCCTTGGCCTCGTTTCAGTTTCCTTGTCATGCGGGCTTGGAAATCATATTCGTCAGATTTCTCGGCTTTACTCCTGATTCAATCTCAGAGCATATCTGTTAATATGTCCAAGATTAGCAGCCACAGGGATTGTGTCGtcttcaattacaaattatGTACTCAAttgcccccctcccccccgtTTGGAAAGGAAACTGAAACGTTGAGTAACGGGAGGGTTTGAGGCCAATGTTCGTTCTGTTCTGAATTCTCTTTTGAACACTTCAGAATGGAGAGAGCTGCCTTCATGCCGCGGCCTTGTCAGGCAGCTCGGCCTTAATCGAATTTCTTCTCGCTTACAACGACGACCAAGTGGATCCGAATCTCTCCAACTCAGAGGGTCGGACCCCAATGGATCTTGCAATCCAAGCCGGAAATTTCGCCATTGTCGAgctcttaaagaaacataccAACACCAGCCTCAGTGCCAcgtgttcctcctcctcttcttccacttcCTCTTTGTCCCCTTCAATGTCATGCCTCAAAAGATCATCCAACAGCACGTTGGAAGATGGGACAACGGAGAAGTCGACACCCAAGCAACACGTGCGATTTGATCTTCAGAAGATCGATCAAGATGGCACCCGAGTCGACCATCATCTGGGTTCAGTGGTTCGGGTTCATTGTCGGATGGTCTCGAGCGATGATTTACGACGTCAAAGCCAATCTCCCGTTCGATTTGTGTGGAAAAACTCGCCCTTACGTCAAGCCAGAAGTCAGGAACCGGCTTCGGTTGAGATTAACTCGGCGGATTGTTGTAGCGCAGTGCTCACCCATTAGCAAACCAAGCAGGGTTCGTGGAACAAAAGAACTCTCCAGAGATTAAGACTCCAAATCGTTATCGAGCAAGCAGTTTGGAAACATCACTTTAGATATTAAAATTCATGACAGGTCAGGTTCTTCCTGGTGAATCGGAAAACCAACGCACGCATTGAATTTAcgaggtgctctcaaagtcaaaatgtattcgctttatttttttccttttttttttttttggttattttttttgtttgtaaaaaaatgaaatatggcAGAGCGGAATATCAGATGCTTTTGACAAATCCAATTTCTCTTGCGACTGACCATACTCAAGTTATTCATTGTATCCAAACATGTTGAAGCCACCAAGGCCTACTTTAGCGTGATTTTACATTCTAAAAAAATTAGATCAAACACTTTCTAAACGGCGCTTAtgagaatgaaatgaaaatggctcaaatcTAATGGATCAAATAGACTGGATTGACGGATATGAAGGATTGCCCCGTTTAGATGCTATTTGATCTCCTTGGGTTCTTCCCCATCTTTTGAGAGGTCAAAAAACAAGCGTCTACTTGGC
This window harbors:
- the LOC131885628 gene encoding galactoside 2-alpha-L-fucosyltransferase Sec1-like — protein: MKSCVILGVLGLAVLGHAVKMDPVIHPGCVTYTPPKPDEKSIIFSEAFGRLGNNLLMYAVMYQLQISLGVTSYINDECLIYLRKFFTEESIKLKSVQATYCNYDQIQWVFYYKHIRPLLTDKNYRTGKVLYLWPSTGKDSKFDAYRGEAHACPEHELLVKAYQRTMRNTLKFKPEIMKRVNHIYDEVAKTMGQNRKDITFVAVHNRRTDHIQYTEVKQGKGPLKPSYFHHTMDVMREEVDHKYMAFLIVSDDMAWAKKNIKNKKGDVFFAGIGIPDVDLDIGTDLAIMAHANATIISRGTFGMWGSILCGGEYHTEFGLVVPDHIMDPHDEFYQQDYIL
- the LOC131885632 gene encoding galactoside alpha-(1,2)-fucosyltransferase 1-like — its product is MMKTLKFKPDLTQRAAQIIDHVVAQMGRPKKEITFIGVHNRRTDHLEYFERYFKKKPLKPSYFHDAMDIFRDEYDHPAFIFVSDDMEWARAKIKNKLGDVFFVGTGNPDSEVDIGTDLALLASCNATILSRGTFSIWAAILSGGEYYTEFGTIVPEHKIHPDLDFYHQDFKFK
- the LOC131885631 gene encoding ankyrin repeat domain-containing protein 29-like; the protein is MSKKTESPLDFELHNACRVGDPVWVQRVLDSGRVHVDCQHDEDQLTPLMVAIMCRRRDCIQVLIAEGADPNVAKENGLTAIMLASQIGLEDVVRDLVRLGANVDATNQEGGTALMCAAQWGWLHIVEALIEAKCNIHQAMKDGTTALFLAAQAGHDKILSLLITECLKRNRDLGIFIGAPRQDGSSPLFIACQLGHVESVRILLENGAEVDQSRLDDATPLFKACHKGHLQIVQELLKYQAKVGMLPNGESCLHAAALSGSSALIEFLLAYNDDQVDPNLSNSEGRTPMDLAIQAGNFAIVELLKKHTNTSLSATCSSSSSSTSSLSPSMSCLKRSSNSTLEDGTTEKSTPKQHVRFDLQKIDQDGTRVDHHLGSVVRVHCRMVSSDDLRRQSQSPVRFVWKNSPLRQARSQEPASVEINSADCCSAVLTH